One segment of Vibrio gazogenes DNA contains the following:
- a CDS encoding DNA polymerase III subunit chi, whose protein sequence is MKTATFYLISPDSRQAQPEGFREYVLFLAQYFANQGARIYLNCHHRDEAELIAELFWQVPAETFLAHNLVGEGPKNGTPVEIGYPQVSPSWNRQIVINMAENNTTFADRFTEVIDFVPCEKNARHLARERYKIYRQNGYKLQTIEIAYP, encoded by the coding sequence ATGAAAACAGCCACATTTTATCTGATCTCACCTGATAGCCGTCAGGCACAGCCCGAAGGGTTTCGGGAATATGTGCTCTTTCTCGCCCAATATTTTGCCAATCAAGGGGCAAGAATTTATCTGAACTGCCATCACCGTGACGAAGCAGAATTGATTGCCGAGCTTTTCTGGCAAGTTCCTGCTGAGACGTTTCTGGCCCATAATCTCGTTGGAGAAGGCCCGAAAAATGGCACGCCCGTTGAAATCGGTTATCCGCAGGTCTCTCCGTCCTGGAATCGGCAAATCGTCATAAATATGGCAGAAAATAACACAACCTTTGCGGATCGCTTTACAGAGGTGATAGACTTCGTCCCTTGCGAAAAAAATGCCAGACATCTGGCCAGAGAACGGTATAAAATCTACCGCCAAAACGGGTATAAGCTCCAAACAATTGAAATCGCTTACCCATGA
- the pepA gene encoding leucyl aminopeptidase, whose amino-acid sequence MEFSVKSGSPEKQRSACIVVGVFEPRRLSPVAEQLDKISDGYISSLLRRGDLEGKPGQMLLLHQVPGVLSERVLLVGCGKERELGERQYKEIIQKTISTLNETGSMEAVCFLTELHVKSRDTYWKVRQAVEATKGNLYTFDQFKSIKPETRRPLRKLVFNVPTRRELSLGEKAINHGLAVSSGIHACKDLGNMPPNIANPAYLASQARRLADDYTSVTTKIIGEEEMEKLGMTSYLAVGRGSKNESMMSVIEYKGHPDPESKPIVLIGKGLTFDSGGISLKPGEAMDEMKYDMCGAASVFGTMKAIAALNLPLNVTGILAGCENMPGSNAYRPGDILTTMSGQTVEVLNTDAEGRLVLCDVLTYAERFEPDCVVDVATLTGACVIALGHHLSGVMSNHNPLAHELINAAEQSSDRAWRLPITDEYQEQLKSPFADMANIGGRPGGAITAGCFLSKFAKKYNWAHIDIAGTAWRSGALKGSTGRPVPLLVQFLLNRSGLIESEE is encoded by the coding sequence ATGGAGTTTAGTGTAAAAAGCGGCAGTCCGGAGAAGCAACGCAGCGCATGTATTGTTGTCGGAGTATTTGAACCACGCCGACTTTCTCCAGTCGCTGAACAGCTTGATAAAATCAGCGATGGCTATATCAGTTCGTTGCTACGACGCGGTGATCTGGAAGGAAAACCGGGACAGATGCTTCTGCTGCATCAAGTTCCGGGAGTGCTTTCCGAACGCGTATTGCTCGTTGGCTGTGGGAAAGAAAGAGAGTTAGGAGAACGTCAGTACAAGGAAATTATCCAGAAGACGATTAGTACCCTGAATGAAACAGGCTCAATGGAAGCCGTATGTTTCTTAACCGAACTGCATGTCAAAAGTCGGGATACATACTGGAAGGTTCGTCAAGCTGTCGAAGCAACCAAAGGTAATCTGTATACATTTGATCAGTTTAAAAGTATCAAACCTGAAACGCGTCGCCCATTGCGCAAACTAGTGTTCAATGTGCCGACTAGACGGGAGCTGAGTCTCGGTGAGAAAGCGATCAATCATGGATTAGCGGTGTCTTCCGGAATTCATGCCTGTAAAGACCTCGGCAACATGCCACCGAATATTGCCAATCCGGCTTATCTGGCTTCGCAGGCACGTCGCCTCGCTGATGATTACACCAGTGTCACCACCAAAATCATCGGTGAAGAAGAGATGGAAAAGCTCGGCATGACATCCTACCTTGCCGTCGGGCGCGGTTCTAAAAATGAATCGATGATGTCGGTGATCGAATACAAAGGGCATCCTGATCCAGAAAGCAAACCTATCGTCCTGATTGGTAAAGGGCTGACTTTTGACTCTGGCGGTATTTCACTGAAACCCGGAGAAGCCATGGATGAAATGAAATATGACATGTGTGGTGCAGCCTCGGTTTTCGGTACAATGAAAGCGATTGCCGCATTGAATCTGCCACTCAACGTAACAGGTATTCTCGCAGGTTGTGAGAACATGCCGGGTAGTAACGCGTACCGCCCCGGAGATATTTTGACCACGATGTCCGGACAAACGGTTGAAGTATTGAATACTGATGCAGAAGGACGCTTGGTTCTCTGTGACGTCCTGACCTACGCGGAACGCTTTGAGCCCGATTGCGTGGTCGATGTTGCGACACTGACCGGTGCCTGTGTGATTGCATTGGGTCACCATCTGAGTGGTGTGATGTCTAATCATAATCCGTTGGCACACGAGTTGATCAATGCAGCAGAGCAGTCCAGCGACCGAGCATGGCGCTTACCGATTACCGATGAATATCAAGAGCAGTTAAAGAGTCCGTTTGCAGATATGGCGAATATTGGTGGTCGTCCGGGCGGAGCCATTACCGCAGGATGCTTCTTGTCTAAGTTTGCCAAAAAATATAACTGGGCCCATATTGATATCGCGGGTACAGCTTGGCGCAGCGGTGCATTGAAAGGTTCAACGGGACGCCCTGTCCCACTGCTGGTTCAGTTCTTACTCAATCGTAGTGGACTGATCGAGAGCGAAGAGTAA
- the lptF gene encoding LPS export ABC transporter permease LptF has translation MIIVRYLIRETLKSQLAIFFILFLVFLSQKFIRVLADASDGEIPARLIFSIVGLNMPAMGQLMLPLSLYIGILITFGRLYAESEITVMNATGIGNKFLVRAALYLAIITASAAAINSLWLSPWSQDREALLMDKLAAENSVDLLQEGHFQRTPDGSSVVFIDNIEDKKLRNVFVAQLTPKDSILPSVIFSDSGNVKELKDGRQIISLQHGIRYEGIPTQVSYMVTKFDEYEGLIGQRKVENRGRDWEAIPTLELLRSPDRHAQAELQWRISLVICIPLLTMLVVPLSAVNPRQGRFAKMGPAILVYLTYFLAISATKSAIEDGGIPPSVGMWPLNAALLGTAILINSLDSVFVRRLKDRYRQRKVASRV, from the coding sequence GTGATTATCGTTAGATATTTGATCCGAGAGACACTAAAAAGCCAATTGGCGATTTTTTTCATCCTCTTTTTAGTATTTTTGAGCCAAAAATTTATCCGTGTTCTGGCTGATGCATCCGACGGAGAGATCCCTGCCAGATTGATCTTTTCGATCGTTGGATTGAATATGCCAGCGATGGGGCAATTGATGCTGCCATTAAGCTTATACATCGGTATTTTGATTACCTTTGGTCGGCTGTATGCGGAAAGTGAAATTACGGTGATGAACGCAACCGGCATCGGTAATAAATTTCTGGTGCGTGCGGCATTATACCTAGCGATTATTACCGCTAGTGCAGCGGCCATTAATTCACTCTGGTTGTCACCGTGGAGTCAGGATCGTGAGGCGCTGTTGATGGATAAACTCGCGGCTGAGAATAGCGTTGATTTACTTCAGGAAGGGCACTTTCAGCGTACGCCGGATGGTTCGTCCGTGGTGTTCATCGATAATATTGAAGACAAGAAACTACGCAATGTGTTTGTGGCGCAACTGACACCGAAAGACTCGATATTACCCAGTGTAATTTTTTCTGATTCGGGAAATGTAAAAGAACTCAAAGATGGTCGTCAGATCATCAGTTTACAGCATGGTATTCGTTATGAAGGTATTCCGACGCAGGTCAGTTATATGGTGACCAAGTTCGATGAATATGAAGGCTTGATTGGTCAGCGCAAGGTTGAAAACCGAGGACGAGACTGGGAAGCTATACCGACATTGGAACTGCTGAGGAGCCCGGATAGACATGCTCAGGCTGAGTTACAGTGGCGGATTTCTCTGGTCATTTGTATCCCGCTGTTGACCATGCTGGTTGTTCCGCTGTCCGCTGTGAACCCTCGGCAAGGGCGATTCGCGAAAATGGGGCCTGCGATTTTAGTCTATCTGACTTATTTCTTAGCGATCAGTGCAACGAAATCAGCCATTGAAGATGGTGGGATTCCCCCCAGTGTCGGGATGTGGCCGTTGAATGCTGCATTGCTGGGGACCGCTATATTGATTAATAGCCTGGATAGTGTATTTGTCCGCCGATTGAAAGATCGGTACAGACAGAGAAAGGTGGCAAGTCGTGTTTAA
- the lptG gene encoding LPS export ABC transporter permease LptG: MFKILDLYIGRTIIATTSLVLVTFVGLSGIIKYVEQLRKVGQGSYDLIKALFFVVLSIPRDIEMFFPMAALLGALIGLGMLAASSELVVMQASGFSKLDIGLSVLKTAVPLMIVITLLGQWGAPQAQKMARDLRSFATSGGQLLSVRMGVWAKDTNDFIFINKVNNDKLYGLNIWRFDEHKKLREVIFATEADYEKSNQQWKMKNVHITNMSDEVVISKQEFSTYPWHTSLEPNKLAVVTVKPEELSLSGLYDYVHYLKISEQDSSRYELALWRKITQPISIAVMMLMALSFIFGPLRSVTMGARILSGVIAGFTFYISSEFFGPLSLVYGFHPAIGAIAPSIVFLSVALVLLRRKL; the protein is encoded by the coding sequence GTGTTTAAGATTTTAGATTTATACATAGGGCGAACGATCATTGCGACAACCAGTTTAGTACTGGTTACTTTTGTCGGCTTATCCGGGATTATCAAGTATGTCGAACAACTACGAAAGGTGGGTCAGGGAAGTTATGATCTGATTAAGGCGTTGTTTTTTGTGGTGCTAAGTATTCCCCGGGATATCGAAATGTTTTTCCCGATGGCAGCTTTGCTGGGGGCTTTGATTGGTCTTGGGATGCTGGCGGCCAGTTCCGAACTTGTGGTGATGCAGGCATCCGGTTTTTCTAAACTTGATATCGGACTTTCGGTGCTGAAAACAGCAGTGCCATTGATGATTGTAATTACCTTATTAGGACAATGGGGAGCGCCTCAAGCGCAGAAGATGGCGCGTGATTTACGTTCGTTTGCTACGTCTGGTGGTCAACTGCTTTCTGTTCGTATGGGGGTTTGGGCCAAAGATACCAATGACTTTATTTTTATCAATAAGGTCAATAATGACAAATTGTACGGTTTGAATATCTGGCGTTTTGATGAGCACAAGAAGTTGCGTGAAGTGATTTTTGCCACCGAAGCAGACTATGAAAAAAGTAACCAGCAGTGGAAAATGAAGAACGTCCATATCACCAATATGAGTGATGAAGTTGTCATCTCGAAACAGGAATTCTCTACTTATCCGTGGCACACTTCTCTTGAGCCGAATAAATTAGCGGTTGTGACGGTCAAACCAGAAGAGCTCTCTCTCAGTGGTTTGTATGACTATGTGCATTACCTGAAAATTTCTGAACAGGATTCGTCCCGTTATGAGCTGGCATTATGGCGTAAAATCACCCAGCCCATTTCGATTGCAGTGATGATGTTGATGGCGCTTTCGTTCATTTTTGGCCCGTTGCGCAGTGTGACGATGGGGGCGAGAATCTTGTCAGGTGTGATTGCCGGTTTTACCTTCTATATTTCCAGTGAGTTTTTTGGGCCACTGAGTCTGGTGTACGGTTTTCATCCGGCAATCGGGGCAATTGCCCCCAGTATCGTTTTTCTCTCGGTTGCATTGGTGCTGTTACGTCGGAAATTGTAA
- a CDS encoding RDD family protein — translation MSHQPHHLQTAGFIRRIGALIYDTCLILVLEILAAGVIIAILEAMVAIGLIHYGTYKDVSSFLTHHPLWSSIFTAYLAIIWIGFFVWFWTQKRQTLGMKAWRLIVSNEDGTSITITQALIRLFTSGFGLSNLTVPLDPQKRGFHDIWAKTNIYVIPKDDS, via the coding sequence ATGTCACATCAACCTCATCACCTGCAAACCGCTGGCTTTATCCGCCGCATCGGTGCGCTTATTTACGATACTTGTCTGATTTTAGTTTTGGAAATTCTGGCAGCAGGAGTGATCATTGCCATTCTTGAAGCGATGGTTGCCATTGGACTAATCCACTATGGTACCTACAAAGATGTCAGCAGTTTCTTAACACACCACCCATTATGGAGTTCCATATTTACCGCTTATCTGGCAATTATCTGGATCGGTTTTTTTGTTTGGTTTTGGACTCAAAAAAGACAAACACTTGGTATGAAAGCATGGCGACTGATTGTCAGCAATGAAGATGGTACATCCATCACGATTACACAAGCGCTAATTCGCTTATTTACCTCTGGATTCGGTCTATCTAACCTGACCGTTCCGCTCGATCCTCAAAAACGGGGATTCCATGATATTTGGGCTAAAACCAATATCTATGTCATCCCCAAAGATGATTCGTAA
- a CDS encoding HD-GYP domain-containing protein, protein MANIKITVDRLQPGLHIRLPVKWNDHPFLLNSFKIKNQDQINIIKHLGIQHVYLNPAQSDTQPLPPQTVESQGNDDQMVPEDESDIDDEAKKLWQEKESRIDKLKAYRRRVVRCEKEFERSLARIRSVTNKIRNRPQDAVEEATQLVADVVDELLAEDSVTLHLMNSKSEFEDIYFHSLNVSVIAMMIGRVKGFDVEKIRELAFAALFHDIGKIKVPAAIVRKQTPLTEPEKNYLKQHTRYGVDIANGIEGFPESAKRVISQHHEQMDGSGYPEGLKGDDIDELAQIIAVANAFDSLCHCNIVSEQKIPYAALSHLYKNCRDLYNFDNLSILVKFMGVYPPGTVVQLSNDMVGLVISINSNDLLYPSVLIYDPSVPRTEAPIVDLAEKELTIVNVILPAKLPDKVREYLNPRSRISYFFDSDEQ, encoded by the coding sequence GTGGCAAATATAAAAATAACAGTAGACAGATTACAGCCGGGATTACACATCCGCTTGCCCGTGAAGTGGAATGATCATCCATTTTTGCTGAATAGTTTTAAAATCAAAAACCAAGATCAGATTAATATTATTAAGCATCTTGGTATTCAGCATGTTTATTTGAATCCCGCTCAAAGTGATACACAACCATTACCTCCGCAAACAGTGGAAAGTCAAGGTAATGATGACCAAATGGTGCCAGAGGATGAATCCGACATTGATGATGAAGCTAAAAAACTCTGGCAAGAGAAAGAAAGCCGGATTGATAAACTGAAAGCCTACCGGCGTCGTGTCGTTCGTTGTGAAAAAGAATTCGAACGTTCTCTGGCTCGGATTCGAAGTGTGACGAATAAGATTCGCAATCGTCCTCAGGATGCAGTGGAGGAAGCCACCCAACTGGTGGCGGATGTTGTTGATGAGTTGTTGGCTGAAGACAGTGTGACTCTCCACCTGATGAACAGTAAAAGTGAGTTTGAAGATATCTATTTTCATTCGCTGAATGTGTCAGTGATTGCAATGATGATTGGCCGGGTTAAAGGGTTTGATGTAGAGAAGATCAGAGAATTAGCTTTTGCTGCGCTGTTCCATGATATCGGTAAGATTAAAGTACCAGCTGCCATTGTCAGGAAACAGACACCACTTACGGAACCAGAGAAAAACTACCTGAAGCAACATACGCGTTATGGCGTTGACATTGCCAATGGTATTGAAGGATTTCCAGAGAGCGCGAAACGGGTGATTAGTCAGCATCATGAACAGATGGATGGTTCCGGTTATCCTGAAGGGCTGAAAGGTGATGATATCGATGAGTTAGCGCAGATTATTGCTGTAGCAAACGCTTTTGATTCATTGTGTCATTGCAATATAGTCAGTGAGCAGAAAATTCCGTATGCAGCACTCTCGCATTTATATAAAAACTGCCGAGATTTATACAATTTTGACAATTTAAGTATTTTAGTGAAGTTTATGGGCGTTTATCCACCGGGGACGGTTGTGCAATTATCAAATGACATGGTCGGGTTGGTGATTTCGATTAACTCAAATGATTTACTTTATCCGAGTGTCCTGATTTATGACCCATCAGTACCAAGGACGGAAGCGCCAATTGTGGATTTGGCAGAGAAAGAGTTAACGATTGTCAATGTCATTTTACCAGCAAAACTACCGGATAAAGTGCGTGAATATTTGAACCCTCGCTCACGAATTTCGTACTTTTTTGATAGTGATGAACAGTAA